The Phycisphaeraceae bacterium genome segment GGGGCGGGCAGGAGGCGGGCGAGTCGCCTGAGCACGCGGCGGTGCGCGAGGCGCGGGAGGAGTGCGGGCTGTCGATCCGACTCGGCCAGCCCATCGGTGTGGCGGATGAACTGATCCACGCCCGAGCCGAGGGGCGGCGCTACCGCAAGCGCGGCACGTTCTTCCGGGCCGAGGTCGTCAGCCACGAGCCGCGCGAAGGCGAGGCGGATCATCGGCTGGTGTGGCTGCCCCCGGCCCAGGCGATCATCGCGCTGCATCACGAGAGTCAGCGCTGGGCGGTGAGGCAAGCGATCAACCCGGCGGCGCGGTGAATGCACTCCAAAACTCTGCCGCAGGCGGGACGCCTGTGCCACTGGGTCTGTCACTCGAACCGCGTCTGTCCCGGCATCGGCACGGGCGGGAAGGGGCGCTCCGGCGTGGTCCAGTCCGTCGGCGTGTACGACCGGGTGGAAGCCAT includes the following:
- a CDS encoding NUDIX domain-containing protein — encoded protein: MPDTLISQFGHHHPDAAYTLRPGGYAVIVSERGEVAVVLVNGRGFLPGGGQEAGESPEHAAVREAREECGLSIRLGQPIGVADELIHARAEGRRYRKRGTFFRAEVVSHEPREGEADHRLVWLPPAQAIIALHHESQRWAVRQAINPAAR